The segment TGGAGACAGTGGGCGGCAAGAAACTTGGAGCATTGGAGAGAAGATGGCAAGTGAAGcaggaaagattatttttaaaaccagtgtCTACTGGCTTCTAGAAAAGCTCAAAGTAGAGTGAACAATGTTAGGATTAGATGTACTAGCATCAAAGGTCTCTTGAAAGTGAGTAGCAGGTAAACCATTCTATTTAACATCATCTTTCCCTTTGACAGAGTTCCCTAAATTGCAATTGCTCTTCACAAACTTAATGCTGTGGTGGGCTGCACATATACTTGTGCATCTTAATAAATTTGTGAGAGCATGGCATTTTCCCAAGCTTTGTGTTTCTATCTACTTATCTTACAAAACTGACCTCAGCTTGTTGTGGGGGTTGAAATGGAGGGAATCATTCCCTGCATGCAATGTACTCATGACCAAAGCCCACTTCTGCCAAGGTTTGTTTCAACACTGAATGTCTTTGGGGGTGCTGAAACTATTCCTTCTTGATAAAATTACTCAGGGTACTGCAACAATGAGAAGCTGCTGTTGCTATCATAGTCGCTTTCTGGAAAACGTTTATTCCTTTAGCTTAAGTAGTCCTGCATGGAGTTGCCATGAGTCAGGGCTCTACTCCTGTCCATATCAAGGGGTGGCTGGTTCTTTccttctgggctgcattagAGGAAGAGAACTCTTcatccctgcccttcccagaGTTCCAGCTCTGCTAGACTGCCCTGCTACTCACAATGTGAGGGGCTGAAGCGCTGTGATTTGGCATCTGCTACCTTGCAGTTATTTCTCCAAGGGCTGGCCCTGGTGACTTGACTACACTgcatcctcctgctgctcttaATCTTTCTAGCTGCTGTCTGAATCTAGTTTCTCAAAGCATTTGGCTAAAGTGTCTGTATGTCTTGGGAGATGATGCTGTAATCTCCATGAACAGCTCTACTTATGCCTGGTAAAGGTGCTTTAGTTTTGTAGTCCAGTAACGGAGTTGTCTGTGTGCTTTGTGCCCCACTGGGGTTGGTGATATGTTGTGGATGCACCAGCAGTGTCATTAACAAAAACAGACTCTGAGATACCAGCCTGAGCAGTCCAAGCATCCCTTCCTAGTGCCTTGTGCCAGGTCCAAAATGGAAAACCATTTGGAGCTTTTATTACCTGAGTAGTAATGCCAAAGTGCTGGGCCAAGAGTGTGGTAAGGGCTTGAACTGCCCTGCTGCTCGTTATAATAATCTAGAGGACACAAAGTGTCCCCTTTATATTTGTTAGCATGAAATATTGCTCCCAGTCCCAAGTACCAAAGTATGTGTTCTAGCAGTTCCTGGGTAAATGGTTATATACTGTTGTTTTTATTCCCCATGACCTGGCAAAACATAACGGATGCAACCAGACCTAACAAAGCGCTTGATGTGAAGCAGACATAAGAAATGAGAGGAGATTTCCACACTATGGCTGCTTTTGTATGCAGGATTCTGCAAAGCCACTGAAACAGCATCAATAACCTGCATCACTGGGGCATGTGTTATCTTTCCAGTGAATGTTGCCTTGGCTGATTTAGGCTTACTCACCTGTATCTCTAAGGACCTTACTGCCCAAAGGGAAGGTTTGAAATAGGAAGAAGGCTGTCTCTGCTttaaggatatttttatttcttcatattttttttttttttagataatgATGATATGATTTGatctttcattttggaaatgttGTTTGATGGCTTCATTGCTGTCTAACTTGGCATTTAAGCTTTGTCAGCACAACGGAGTAGATGCATAGCAAGtcttcttttgctctgtttcCCTGTCCTTCATGTGTGTTGGCACAATGCTCTCTTGACATCTCCTGCAACGTTTTGGAATGTTTTTCATCCAAGTATCTTTGCCAGATAATATACAGAAACAAGACTAGTGTACACTGTATCTCCCGCTGCTGAATCTCTGCGTAGTCTGTCACCACGAAGCCTGGAAGGTGAGTGTTGGGCACTTCAGAGCATGTGGATAAAGGAGAAATTGGGATCTTTTGcttattaaaaattatcatAATGTTGTATGCACCCATGCTTGCTTTTAActgttttgttggaaaattcTGAACCCTAGAAGGCTTAAGGAGTACTTAAGGAGTGCCtgtaggaaagatggggacagactttttagcaaggcttgttgtgacaggacaaggagtaataTTTctaaactaagggagggtagCTTTAGACAGGCtataaggaagaaagtttttacaatgaaggcactggaacaggttacaCAGGGAAGTAGCGGaggcctcatccctggaaacattcaagatcagggGTCGGATGGGGCTCTGCGCAACCTCATCTAGTTAAGTATACTGCTGTTCCTGCAgggtggttggactagatgaactGTAAagaatcccttccaacccaaattgttctgtgattttatttgccACTAgtaggcaggtgttcagccatctccaggtcagcagggctccatcacaaGTAACAGTTACTTGTGAAGACATATGCTGTGGCTCCCAAtgtcttcccttccttctccttcccccagctttatatgctgaaCGTGATATCGTAGAGGCTgcaatatccctttggtcagctgtcccagctgtgccccCTCCCAACTTCATGTGTACTCCCAGTCTGCTCACTGATGGggtggtgtgagaagcagaaaaggccttgactttgtgtaagcactgctcgGCAGTAACTAAAAAGCTCCTGTTATCGatgctgtttccagcacaaatcaAAAATGTAGCCCCATACAAACTATGATGAAGAAAATCAATTCTATTCCCGCTAAAAACCAGCACGCCTTATCTAGTGAGAAGCTTAGTGAGTTCTAATTTGGTAATCTGTCAGCTGCCCAAGCTGGCAGGACATGCTGGAAGTTTTGACGTTTCTTAATGGTCTTTCCACCTGTAGTCAGTAGCACTTGTGTTTAGAAACAGCACCTGGGGCAGGAATGACTTTCTGATCTTGGACAGTCCATCTCATGCTGCTTCCTGCACTGTTGGGTCAGTTCAGTGTGTTTGAGCTGAAACCTCCTGAAGGTCTCAAGTCCATTTGGCTTCTGCAGATAATATCTTGGCCACACAAAGCTGTAACTGGATTACCCTAACATTTCCCTGTGGAAGGTAGGTAGTAGACCTTAGCAGGTTTTCTTTGGCTTCTCAAGTATGATCTTTTAAGTATTACTTATCtagctgtttattttcttcctttctgcataAATAAGTAAAGCTCAATTTTCAACTTGCTTTaagccagaaaaacaaagataaagTAGGTGCTGAAGTGCAAACCCCATGCATTAgtaccaagaaaaagaaatgggaaacacTAAGTACAGGTTAGAGATAAGTGCCTCATGTATTTTAAGGTATTAACCAGTTTAATATTAAACCCTGTTATAACCCCTGCTATCTTTATGCCACGTTTATTTCAGGTGATGATGTTGTGCCAAGTACTACTTTATCTGCACATTTTGCATCAAAGCAATGGTCTGTCCAAGATCTCGAGGGCTACTGCTACCTAGTGGCAAGGCTACATGAAGGCTGCATGAGTGAAAAGAGGTGTCCTCTGTGGCTAGAAACAGGTAGAGTGACCGGAGGAACTGTGTGTTTGTGCTTGCCCTGGCCTGGGGTCAGCTTGCCCTGCTCTCAGTAAAGTGTGCTGGTGTGGGCTGGAGTGCACTGTGACAAGTCTCTCTTCTACAAGGGGACCCGCTTCTGTATCTAACAGAATGGtgcactggaaaaataaatgtgtttccaGAAACAGCTGAGAGCTGTTGCATGCTAGAAGCAAACACAGTAATAGAGCCTTTCCTGGTAGGATATAACAggattctttttgtttattgtaAGAAAGCATTACTTGTAGTCAGAGTGTGGGAGAAGACCTGTAAAGCTGAGCCTTGTCATGGATTGGCAGCCTCAGTTCTCTCTTAATTCCAGTGTTCCTGAAAGGGCCTTAATGAAACTTATTCCTCCTCTTTGATCCTTGGGTGACTACTAATATCCAAAACCAGGAAATCCAACTCAatagctttttctcttctgctttactTCCCTGTCCTCCCAGGGAAGTAAAAAGAGATTGGTCCTGCCCTCATGTCTAGAGTGTTGCCAGAATATGAACTTGGTAAAGCATGAtgatgttgggtttttttttcctgtacaacAAATGTTAGAGAAGGCAGGCGTTGTTCAGTTGTGATTTTGTTTATTGGGCTGGATGAGatgcttcctcctttcccatttccctgGAGTGGTCCAGGCATTTGATGACTGGAAGCTGTTGCCAGACTGAATAGTTCAATCCAGAAACACTTCTTCAGTAGGATTCTCTTCCTGAAAAGGAAGGCTGCTGtatgatgcttttctttctgttgctgcCGAAGTGATTAGCTCACTCATGATATTTGGAGAAACCTGatttccattctctttttttagcGAAACTAAAATCTATACTTCCTATCTTTCAGATGATGTGTGCCAATTAAAAGCCCCTCGTAGCTGTTAAGTCTGCATAGGATTCACTgtaaattcacatttctttctagGCTGTACTGACTGCtggtttatttaattatttttgtcaggTAGAATTCCCAGATGAGGTATTTTAAAGTCTTATGTAGCAGAAACAGTAGGCACAAGAAGCTCGTTGCCAGAAAGGAAGTCTGGACTGACTGACAAGATCCCACATCTAGTAAATAACAGGTAAGCCAGGTCACTTGCCCCAGCTAGGTATGTCTGGGTGGAAAGCTGTGCCCCAGCTAGGTATGTCAGGGCTTCAATGTGCCCTGCGCAGCAATTTGATGCCTTAAATAAATGGGAGCGGAGACAGCCCAATAGTAAAACTTGTTTATTTACAGTGTTACGTATTACaggaaaatcagtttaaaaactCAATGCTTGTCTTTCTTCAAAGTTGCAGTGTTTTGAAGATGTTAAGACAGatctgaaaaatttaaaacatacctgattccagccttcctggacaGTCTGGATCTGTAAGTTGAACctatcctatttttttttcccattcctccTCAGCCCTTTGAGTTTCAAGTaaggcatttatttatttatttgtttttcttttgaatgagGTTTCAACAAACAAATATCTGTGGGTTCGATTGCCATGGTAAACTTTAACACTTAGTATGCTGACATTGTCCACCTTGATAGTCAAATGCATGCTTTGCCATTAAAAGGTTATGGACTCCATTCAGCCCAAAATCCACGCTGGGCTTTGCGACCATTTTGTTGCCTGCTTTAGATGAATGGTTCAGCTAGTTGCCTTGTGCGCTATCATGTTAGAAGTGTTTGAAtattgcagggtttttttgttacctGATTCATGATGCTACAGTTTAGCAGTCAGGCTTCTCAAATGTATTGCTTGTGCTGTAACTTTGCAGgtatttctattttctgctgGATCAGAAAGGATTTGTCCACATTGTAATGGAACAGGAACTGGTTGGAGGCAGATGAGATCTGATGGGAAATTGAGCACAATTTTAAACTGATCTCTGACCTGAGCCACTCTTCTCAGTGCcactttctctcctgcttttgtcAGACAAAACCAATCtgttcttgtcctgtcctgtACCGCTTCCTCAGCCTCTTTCCTTCTTACCCAGGAGCTCTCAGGCTGCTCCTAGCTTGGCTGGCTGCCCCGCACCCACACCGCTTCCTGGGACAAACCTCCTCAGTAGGTCTCAAAGACCTGCTGAACACAGATCATCTAGAGTGGATAACTGACCCAGGAGGTAGAGAAGAATTGGAGGAGGGTTTGGGATGGTCTCCTCTGCATGTGGACCCTCTCCGGCTGCTTGGTCTCTCTGTGCTGGTTGCGTGTGTGGTTTGTCCTGTTCCTGTCCCAGGACCCTGCAGGGTAACGGGAGGGAGATGACACTGTCCCTTGACAGAATTGCTTTGGCCTAGGCACTTGCTTGGCTGGAAAGAGTCTGAAAGGTGTTTTTGTTGTGAGAATTTATACACACGAGATTATAAGAGACCAGAACTACTTTAGTGTAaaaaagacagaggagaaagacCATGTCCACTTTTAGTAGAGATTTTGAATCAggataaataagaaaaggaCAAGGGTAGATCCCCAAAGCTAATCCTGGGTATTCTTCATTCCTAACTATTTTAAGTGGGAGGACCATGCAGCTAACTGAAGCACAGAAGATGGTGACTAGCTACCATGAGAGACGCGCTGTTACTGCTGCAGACACCAAATACCTCCTTGCTTTCCTGACAGAAGATTGTGCCTTAGTCTCATCTGTTTCTCCAGTCATAGACCAGCCTGAATAAGGCCTAACTAGCACAGAAATTCTTACATAATAATGCTTTGCTCATTGCtaaattttaagattttcttcCAGCCTATTAATATGTAGTGTGTCAGTTTGCTTCAAATTAGCACTGTTTATACAGGATTAACCTTGTGCACAATTACAAATAAAGGATTTATCTTAGTTAAGTTGCTGAGCTCCCGTTTCTTTCAGAATCCATTTACTCTGAACTTCTATTAATTTAACACATCCAAAgtgacttgtttttttctaactgGAGCTCTAACTCCCATATCATCGTGTAGTATCGTGTATTCTAAATATACTAGACAATCCCAGGTGCTACCAGTCTAGCCCCCTGAAATAGCATGTTTCTGCCAGGTTCGTGGCATTTGAGTCAGGCTCCACATCCATAAAGCAAGCGAGCACAATGCGTGTCTGTCTGCAAACAATGGGATGGTGCATCTGGCATCTGCTCTCTGTTATGTCTTTCCCCAGGGCTCCCACAGGATGCAAGAGATGGGTGCATCTTGCTAGTGTCTATGGGAGGGAAGTGTGCTTTAGGGAGTGgctgggaagaagaggagaatcATATGGTGATGGAAAAGCTATGACTTTCACCTCCCCTGACCCCCACGTTCCTTCTCCTGGTCTTGGCTAAAATTTAGCTGAATGTGTTGGGTGCACTGCAAAGCCTTGTCTCAAGACCTCTTGCATGCACAGAAAATGCTCAGAGTCTTAGTCTGAATGCAGTCCTAACCTTTTAAACGCATTGATGGATTTATCCATCAAGTGTTTTATAAGGCGTTTTTGTGTCAGCAGTACAGATCACAaaggttttctgtttcatatgAACAAGATCTTGGCTGCCTTTGTTCTGGTGGTGGTCTTTGACAGGACAAGTAATTCTAgttgtttcattaaaatctaAATAGCAGTACATTAATAAATGTCTGGTACAAAGAACTGATAAATGTAATCAAATAGGTTGTAAGCTAAAGCTTGTAATTcagtccttttttcttcttttttgtttttagaaaaaaatttgtAGGAAATATACTTATTGTGCTTTCTTATTGTTCAGGAATCCAttggcagcagcaaagcagtcCTTATGGAAAccattctttatttctgttgagCCATGGGCTTCCTTAACAGCTGTTCTTGAAGGTGCTTTCCGGTATGTCTGTAAAAGCAAAATCCAAAGTAAATACTTGGATTTATTCAGTGCCCCCCAAACACTACTTATAGTTAGCTGCAAAATGGAGCTGTCTGGTGTTTGTTGAtgcagatatatatatatatatttttttttttcttcagagtgcATTAAGGGAACcatattatttttactgctgtaGGTGATATTACCTTACTAGTATAACTAATACTTCCTGAtatcaaaagagattttaagcCCTTTTCACTAAATGCTCAATGCATGTAGGCAGGCTGGAACAGTCCCTActaaaaaatgttgaaataaacaATGCAAAGACAGagctgcttgtttctttttttccaaggaggGAGGAAGACTCAAAGTTGTCAAGAGAGCAAATTCAGACCTTTTAAGTGCTAAATGCAATACCTGAATTGCTATACAAGTGAAGAAGTACTGAGCTGCAATGTGGAGGTCATCCTTACTAGGTAACTATCCCTTGTATCTGTAATTCTTAACtgatacatatattttaatgcaaacatATTTGAAGTATCAATGCTTATTCTATGTTGGAGTTCATTAAGATTGCTATCCAAAAGGTTCTTTCCCCCCACCCTCTCCCCCTTGTCAGAATGCTCTCCGAAGACTGCTTACCTTAATGTAGAAGTTTATGAAGAGAATGACCAGCGTGGCCATGTAGGAGGACTGGAACATGAGACAACCAAATGGGAATCCACATGGCTTCACAGCTGCACTGAGTGTGTGCACAATAGTGAGCAGAAACTGGATCTGTGGAGGAAAGATCATGCATGAGTATCTAGTGAGAAAGGGTCAGTGCTTGCTAAATCGGATGTAACAATGTCACTTAGTCCTGCTCTTTGAAAGCCTGAGTGTTCTTGAAAAGTATCGTTTCCAGAACCTGTGAACCTGTTGAGGATTAAGTGTAAATGGCACTCCTATGAAATTATAGAAAACCTAAGGGGTTAGAAATTTCTAAAAAGACAAGTTTATAGGCCTATttggcaaaataaaatctttttattttaatagggTTTGTTCTGTCTTCCAGACTGTGTCAAGCCAGGTACAATGTTTCTCTGAATAGAAACTTGAGAAAACTAAAGACTCTAGGCAATATCTTTAGAAGTCTGAACTGCATATGGAAATCCCAGGTCCAAGGAGAAGTTCAAGTATGCTAGTGTTTGCATTAATAGGCTTAAGATGGggacaaataaagcaaaagtgaCCTGGAGAAAGAATTGTAGAAGGCAGACTGTATTTAAGATTATGAACTGGTGCATGTGATTCTGCCCTGTCAGCTGAGTGTGCCCTCACTCCAGCATACTGGGGAGCATTTCAAACAGGGTAGTGAGTTTCAACAGCAGGGATGGTCTCAGCTAAGAGAACATATTTGCTAAACACATTTCTCACAGGTATTTTTAAGCTCACTGCAAACACCTGAACTCCCAAATAATATGAACAGGCCCTaagataaaaaatgttaaaggaaCTTTTTCACATCAAGCCTTATCTTGTTGATAGAAGCTTTTGATGTGGCTCAGCGTTTTGGGTACAGCAACTGCTGAAGCAGACTTCTGGAAGTCAGACAACTTTTGTTATGTCTAACAGTTTGTTTATGGAATTCTGCATTTTGTAGTTGTACTGTGGTGTGGTGGGTTAAACTCGGCTGGCTGCCAGGTGGCAAAACTTACTGATTACTGTCACAGGCAAACCAGAATAAACTTCAGGAAGATTACTTCAGTTTATTGCCAATTAATAACAGAGAAGGATAgtgaggaataaaagaaaactaaaccaGCCTTCCCCTAAGGCCCTCTTTCTTCATAGGCTCAACTTAATTTCTGActcttccacctccttcccTCAAGTGGTAAAGGGGGATGGGGAATAGGGGTTGCAGTCAGCCCATACTGCTTTGGCCCTTccactccctcctcctcacactcttctgctgctccagcatggggctCTTCCCATGGGAGAGAGTCCTGCATGAACTGCTCCCATGTGGGTCattcccatgggctgcagctcTTGAagaactgctccagtgtgggtccttTCAGGAATGGGCTGTTCCAGAATGGGCTCCCCAAGGCAATAGGTCCTGCCAAAAAATCTGTTCCTACGTGGGCTCTTCTCCACAGTCTGCAGGTCCTACTAGGAACCTGATTTTGTTTGGGTTCCTCCATGGGCTGTAGCTTCCTTCAGCGTGTATCCACTTGCTGCAGTGGGGAGTCCTCCATGGGCTACACGGAGACAACCTCTTTCACCATGGTCTTCTTCAGGGGCTGCCAGGGATTCTCTGCCTCTCCTTACCCTTTGCTCTGGCCTTGTCAGAGGTCTAAGGCTGTTTCTTTTGCACTTTGTCGCTCCTCTCTCATAGCTGCTGTGCAGCACTTTTTACcctttattaaatattatatcACAGAGGTGCTCCTTGATATTTGCTGACGGGCTCAGCTTTGACCAGTGCTGGGTCcatcttggagctggctggagcTGACTCTGTCAGCTTTTAGAACTTTTTAATCATACTTAAGCAATGTCCACTTCTTACAcaagagataaaaaataatggaGATTATTATAGACTGTAGAGTTTCTACTGTattgtaaaaaatgtttctgagcaTCACTTCCTTTACTAAGTTACTCCAAATTGTACTAGTGACTTATTCTGCATGATAGCTTTGTTATATTGAGTCCAACCTGGCTCAATTGTGCAAATGAGCATATTTAACTGTAATTCATTTTGTCCTCTCTGGCATTTTGAAGGATTTCTGGACattaaaaaagagattaaaacgGATACATACTAATTGTGCCTGAGTGAGGTATTTCTTCCACCACAGGTACTTGCGCATAGAAGGGATGACTGACAGTCCATAGTAAGAATACATGAGTACGTGGATAAAGCTGTTCAAAGTGGGTCCAAAGAAACCTGTGGAAATTgaacaaaggaaatgttttataCACCAACTGctaaaaagcaagagaagataCTATTGTTAGTTATGTCTTTTGCATGTTGTAAGTCTTCTCTCTGTGCTCATCCTTTACTAAAGACACTCCTGATGTGAAGAGATGCTGTCCTAGGGGAAACTGACAAATTGAATGATACTTTCTATAGGGTTTTTCTCATCCTGAATGTTGTATTTTCAACCTATATGTTTCATTTGCTTCACTTTACTTTTCTATCCCGTAGTTTACAGGTTATTGCTTGAGTTATTTGCATGAGTTTCTCCATTACTGCTGTTAAGCTTTAGATGCTGCTGTAGGTGACTGTGCTGCTGGTACCATAGCTTTGGGCCCTGGGAGGCACCCACTCTGCTGCTCCATAATGCAGTAGTAAGGGCTTTACTCTGAATTAAAGTAGTCTCGTGTGCTGTGTTTGAGCacccttctcatttttttcagtggctcTTCTGCTGGATGTGCGTTTCCAGAATTTCACCACAGAGAACACCTTGCCAGTCTAATTAGCTACACTTAGTCAATAGTAATTCTAGAGCAAATGAATTGCCCTCTGTACTTTACAGACTATTAAGAAGTAGTAGTACTGCTTTATCTCCACTGTATGCTTGTGTGTTTGATGGCAGTGCTTGCCATCAAAGACAAGATGGTCTCACcgattgttttgatttttccacTGATTAATTACTTAATAAGAAATCATTAATTACTTAGCTgctttttccccactttgtTCATTATAATAGTGCAAAGCCAGTGCAAAATTGTGGGGATTATGTTCGGACACAATAGAAAGTGCAACTCCCTGCTAATTTGTTTATACCTCTGCAGAAATAGCTCATAATTGCTATGAAATCCTCTCTTTCTGATTCTACCTATAACAGTgatttactttgatttttcttctgtcctttgtGCTTTTGTGCTGTCCTTTGCCATGACGTATgtgaattctgctttttgttctgaaaaacacCTACAACAAGTTGCTTTACAAAGTATTACAGTGCACTGAGATTACTCTCTTTAATAGCTCACAGTAAGAAAACTGTCTTCTCAACTCTGATAACAAATCCATAGGAAGCTTCTGGCTGTATGAAGCCCTGGAAAAGTGTGCATGTTGTGAGACACCTGAAGAAGTTCTCTGCTGTTTAGACTTAGCATACAAATGCCTGTGGCACTATATATCTTCACCACCTCAACAGGAGAGATGATAAAAATTACAATACCCTCCTAGGAACAAAGTTCTTTAGAGATTACAGCTGTGAAATACATTGAACccaaaatataataaagcaaaaaatgctGCTACTTCTGCTATTTCAATATGAAATGTAAAACTGTTCTGACTGTCTAGTAGTTCTACAACTTAAATGGGATGTattctcacttaaaaaaaacaaactcaaactGATACTTTAATTAGCAATTATGTAAGTAAAGTATCTTGCTAAAGCAAGATGTCATATTGATGCATACAAGAGTCACTTGTGAAAATGCTACGTAGtcaatttatttgcttttggaaTAGGTCCTGTATGTAGTCATTCTTGTGTACTACTCAGTAGCATTATCCTGCCTCAAAGTGGCTGGAAAAGAAGTAAACATGAGAGGTTCTGGCATCTAACTGAGAAATCTAGGGCCCAAGGCTCAGATATTTTTGGCCTGAAGTTTTAtctgtgcttttaattttactgtggTCTGCAGGTGTTCAGCAGGTCTGAAAGGCTTCTGAACCTTAAGGGTGCTATCTAATAGCTGCACGGTGTCACAATTGCTTTGCATGGTGATGTGATTCCCCTCGAGCAGCAGGTGACGTACCCCAGGTGATGAAGCGAACAGAAACTTACTTTGCCCACAAGGTATCCAGTTCAGAACACACCACCAAATGTTAAACATAGTGGCATGGTGATACACATGAAGGAAGGTGAtctggctgcttttctttctcagtacAAAGAAGATAGTGTCCATGAATTCAattactttggaaaaataataccACCACAGCACCTTGGCTACCTGTacaagcaagaagaaagaagcaggagatCAATATCTGTCCATAAAAGGGCTTAAATATTGCTATACTTCATTAGTACCTAGCCATGCAGCTTCCCAAAAGGCATTAATGTCCTATTGAAGGAGGAGCACAAGCTCtgacttcaattttttttccctcttgaatGGAGCAGTTTAGAAAAAACTGCatcatttttaatgtgattatATAAATAGATAATGATCTAAAAATAGTTTAAGAAATATAAACTTTGAAGAAGGCTTTTCTAACtgttctattttttatttc is part of the Cuculus canorus isolate bCucCan1 chromosome 2, bCucCan1.pri, whole genome shotgun sequence genome and harbors:
- the ELOVL2 gene encoding elongation of very long chain fatty acids protein 2, producing the protein MEHLKAFDQEVNAFIDYIFGPRDARVRGWFLLDSYLPTFFLTGAYLLCIWLGNKFMKDRPPFSLRAHLIVYNLGITLLSLYMLIELILATWEGGYNLQCQNLHSAGEADIRVAKVLWWYYFSKVIEFMDTIFFVLRKKSSQITFLHVYHHATMFNIWWCVLNWIPCGQSFFGPTLNSFIHVLMYSYYGLSVIPSMRKYLWWKKYLTQAQLIQFLLTIVHTLSAAVKPCGFPFGCLMFQSSYMATLVILFINFYIKTYRKAPSRTAVKEAHGSTEIKNGFHKDCFAAANGFLNNKKAQ